Proteins from one Candidatus Aegiribacteria sp. genomic window:
- the hcp gene encoding hydroxylamine reductase: MFCYQCEQTAKGTGCDRFGVCGKDPKTAVMQDLLIYVSKGISMWAHRARELGVIDNGADVFVVEALFTTITNVNFDSDDLINMIRKGMRIRDSIREKYLNACTSKSITPEELIGPAVWQMPNDEETIEIEAVKLSIADKLKDPGKDITGLEELITYGLKGSAAYADHAKILGYEDDAIYAFFHEAMDFLTRRNMINDLFGMALKVGEKNLAVMELLDKANTETYGHPEPTEVRVTPLKGKAIVVSGHDLKDLEELLKQTEGKGINIYTHGEMLPTLAYPGLKKYSHLAGNYGGAWQDQQKEFDAFPGAILMTTNCIQKPKDSYMDRIFTTGLVQWPGVLHIDDHDYTPVIEAALAADGFTEDAPLKKIIIGFAHNAVLTVADKVIQAVKDGDIRHFFLVGGCDGAKSGRNYFTEIAQQIPDDCIILTLACGKYRFNKLEFGDIGGIPRLLDMGQCNDAYSAIQVAVALAGAFECGVNDLPLSMILSWYEQKAVTILLSLLYLGIKDIRLGPTLPAFLTPAALEVLVEKFAIKPTTTAEEDLKVILG, from the coding sequence ATGTTCTGTTATCAGTGTGAACAGACAGCGAAGGGTACAGGATGTGACAGGTTCGGTGTCTGTGGTAAAGACCCGAAAACTGCGGTTATGCAGGACCTTCTGATCTATGTATCAAAAGGTATCTCCATGTGGGCTCACAGGGCCCGCGAACTCGGAGTGATTGATAATGGCGCTGATGTTTTTGTTGTAGAAGCACTATTTACGACGATAACCAATGTGAATTTCGATTCTGATGATCTGATCAACATGATCCGAAAAGGTATGAGAATAAGAGACAGTATCAGAGAGAAATACCTCAACGCCTGTACCTCGAAGAGTATAACTCCGGAGGAGCTTATTGGCCCTGCGGTATGGCAGATGCCGAATGATGAAGAGACTATCGAGATTGAAGCTGTAAAACTATCTATAGCAGATAAGTTGAAAGATCCCGGCAAGGATATCACCGGTCTTGAAGAACTGATTACCTACGGTCTTAAGGGTTCAGCGGCTTACGCAGACCACGCTAAGATACTTGGTTACGAAGACGATGCGATATACGCTTTCTTTCATGAAGCCATGGATTTCCTTACAAGAAGAAATATGATAAATGATTTGTTCGGTATGGCCTTGAAGGTTGGCGAGAAGAATCTTGCTGTAATGGAACTGCTTGATAAAGCCAATACCGAAACTTATGGTCATCCCGAACCTACAGAGGTTCGTGTAACTCCTTTGAAAGGAAAGGCTATTGTCGTTTCAGGACACGATCTTAAAGATCTCGAGGAGCTTCTGAAACAGACTGAGGGTAAAGGTATCAATATCTATACGCATGGAGAGATGCTTCCTACTCTTGCCTACCCCGGACTGAAGAAGTATTCACACCTCGCTGGTAATTATGGAGGCGCGTGGCAGGATCAACAGAAGGAGTTTGATGCTTTTCCAGGTGCTATCCTAATGACTACGAACTGTATCCAGAAGCCAAAGGATTCCTATATGGACAGGATCTTCACCACCGGTCTGGTCCAGTGGCCGGGAGTCCTGCACATCGATGATCATGATTACACTCCTGTAATTGAAGCGGCTCTTGCAGCCGATGGATTTACAGAGGATGCTCCTCTGAAGAAGATCATAATAGGATTTGCGCACAATGCGGTACTTACAGTTGCTGACAAGGTTATCCAGGCTGTTAAGGACGGAGACATCCGTCACTTCTTCCTTGTTGGCGGATGTGACGGCGCTAAGTCAGGACGGAATTACTTCACTGAAATAGCACAGCAGATTCCCGATGATTGTATAATTCTCACGCTTGCATGCGGTAAGTACCGCTTCAACAAGCTTGAGTTCGGTGATATCGGTGGTATTCCCAGACTTCTTGATATGGGACAGTGTAACGATGCTTATTCCGCGATACAGGTCGCGGTTGCTCTCGCCGGTGCATTCGAGTGTGGAGTAAACGACCTTCCTCTTTCGATGATACTGAGCTGGTATGAGCAGAAAGCAGTTACGATACTTCTTTCACTTCTTTATCTCGGAATAAAGGATATCAGGCTGGGTCCCACGCTGCCTGCTTTCCTTACACCTGCTGCTCTTGAGGTTCTTGTTGAGAAGTTCGCCATCAAACCGACAACAACCGCTGAAGAGGATCTGAAAGTGATACTCGGTTAA
- a CDS encoding Rrf2 family transcriptional regulator codes for MSSPVTIPESVSLAIHALAKLSSSNREHVVLSDLLLRPGSAHHLSKVLQKLTHAGIVTSKRGHGGGFSIAVHPSDIRLMDVWIALEGPFVTSICPYSWLGCELPSCLFGTVIEDASNLVRKYFTDHTVADLGRLFEGK; via the coding sequence ATGTCATCACCTGTTACAATCCCTGAGTCAGTATCTCTCGCTATTCATGCGCTTGCGAAGCTTTCATCTTCAAATCGTGAACATGTTGTTCTCTCAGATCTTCTTCTCAGACCGGGTTCAGCCCATCATCTGTCTAAGGTTCTTCAGAAACTCACCCACGCAGGTATTGTTACATCAAAACGTGGACACGGCGGCGGATTCAGCATTGCAGTCCACCCTTCTGACATCAGATTGATGGACGTTTGGATCGCGCTGGAAGGACCGTTTGTAACCAGTATCTGCCCATACTCATGGTTGGGATGTGAACTTCCTTCGTGTTTGTTCGGTACAGTTATTGAGGATGCATCAAACCTTGTCAGAAAGTATTTCACAGATCATACAGTTGCCGACCTCGGCAGACTCTTCGAAGGAAAGTAA
- a CDS encoding cupin domain-containing protein, whose protein sequence is MKIIKISEQPLAKNPHGVDVRRAYDNKHALSSVITFQPGEKLIRHITPVDVFFYVLEGKGIIEIGDDRKTVTKDTVIDSPKDIPHCWYNESDDNLRVLVVKVPRPTGKTRLV, encoded by the coding sequence GTGAAAATCATTAAGATCAGTGAACAGCCGCTTGCGAAGAATCCGCACGGTGTTGATGTCAGGCGTGCTTACGATAATAAGCATGCTCTCTCAAGCGTTATTACTTTCCAGCCAGGCGAGAAATTGATCCGACATATCACGCCTGTCGATGTGTTTTTCTACGTGCTCGAAGGCAAAGGTATTATCGAAATCGGAGATGACAGGAAAACAGTTACAAAGGACACAGTAATCGATAGCCCGAAGGATATCCCTCATTGCTGGTACAATGAGAGCGATGATAATCTCAGAGTCCTTGTTGTGAAGGTTCCCCGCCCGACTGGAAAAACAAGACTGGTGTAA
- a CDS encoding NADH peroxidase yields MKKFVCTVCGYVHEGDTPPDKCPQCGAPREKFVEQTDFDMVWADEHSIGVAKGVDKEILEGLRANFTGECTEVGMYLAMSRQADREGYPEVAEAYKRIAFEEAEHAARFAELLGEVVVADTRENLRIRVEAEYGACKGKKDIATKAKKLGYDAIHDTVHEMCRDEARHGKAFKGLLERYFS; encoded by the coding sequence ATGAAGAAATTCGTATGCACTGTCTGTGGCTATGTACATGAAGGAGATACTCCACCGGATAAATGTCCGCAGTGCGGAGCCCCGAGAGAAAAGTTTGTTGAGCAGACAGATTTCGATATGGTCTGGGCGGACGAGCACAGTATAGGCGTAGCGAAGGGTGTGGATAAGGAAATTCTCGAAGGGCTCAGAGCAAACTTCACAGGTGAATGTACTGAAGTTGGCATGTACCTCGCGATGAGCCGACAGGCAGACAGGGAAGGATACCCGGAAGTGGCTGAAGCCTACAAGAGGATAGCCTTTGAAGAGGCTGAACATGCTGCGAGGTTTGCAGAATTGCTTGGAGAAGTAGTAGTTGCGGACACCAGAGAAAATCTTCGCATCAGAGTTGAGGCCGAGTATGGAGCCTGCAAAGGCAAGAAAGATATCGCAACAAAGGCAAAAAAACTCGGGTATGACGCAATTCATGATACGGTTCACGAAATGTGCAGGGACGAAGCTCGTCATGGAAAGGCGTTCAAAGGTCTTCTTGAGAGATACTTCAGCTAG
- a CDS encoding 4Fe-4S binding protein, whose product MSRITRKIIRIDEDKCDGCGICADACHEGAIQISGGKAKLVKESYCDGLGDCIGPCPQDAITIEERYAEEYDEEAVQKHLDKRDSASTARKPVVCSCPGSAVRDLTHPDEPIETVASDNIVSQLSTWPVQITLVPPGAPFLSGSDLLIAADCVPFAFPDFHNHFIKGRVALVGCPKLDDSEYYTDKLTEIFKVNEIKSITVVYMEVPCCGGLVQLVHKALIQSGKQIPLSFLKIGIRGDILDEMNL is encoded by the coding sequence ATGAGCAGAATCACAAGAAAGATAATCAGAATAGATGAGGATAAATGTGATGGCTGCGGGATCTGCGCTGATGCATGTCACGAGGGAGCCATTCAAATATCAGGCGGCAAGGCGAAACTCGTAAAGGAGTCATACTGCGACGGTCTTGGAGATTGCATCGGTCCCTGTCCTCAGGATGCGATAACAATTGAGGAAAGATACGCTGAGGAGTACGATGAGGAGGCTGTACAAAAACACCTTGATAAACGGGACTCAGCTTCTACAGCGAGGAAACCGGTAGTGTGTTCATGTCCTGGATCAGCAGTGAGAGACCTTACACATCCTGATGAACCGATAGAAACAGTGGCTTCCGATAACATAGTCTCACAGTTATCAACATGGCCGGTACAGATCACGCTTGTTCCTCCCGGTGCGCCGTTCCTGTCCGGTTCTGATCTTCTTATCGCCGCTGATTGCGTTCCCTTTGCCTTTCCAGACTTCCATAATCACTTCATTAAGGGAAGAGTCGCTCTCGTTGGTTGTCCCAAGCTTGATGACTCCGAATATTACACTGATAAGCTAACGGAGATTTTTAAAGTAAATGAAATAAAATCCATCACGGTTGTTTACATGGAAGTCCCCTGTTGCGGCGGTCTTGTCCAGCTGGTGCACAAAGCCCTTATTCAGTCAGGAAAGCAGATTCCCCTCTCCTTCCTGAAGATCGGCATCAGAGGTGACATTCTGGACGAAATGAACCTTTAA